Proteins encoded within one genomic window of Clostridiales bacterium:
- a CDS encoding class I SAM-dependent methyltransferase: MRLTPRLLCTASKIKKGSRPVDVGTDHAYLPIYLVENGICSRIIASDLRYGPLKKAQKNIELFNLKDKIDLRQGFGLSPIRAGEADCAVIAGMGGLLICKILSDGIDKADDMSYFVIQPMQEVPEVRKYFYSSGYTIYDEELVKERDKIYQVISAKQGLEIIDDKIYYEIGKKLIEKRDPLLNEFISGKIIKIEKIIKKIEKIKTLNVQDKIFYCRTKISRYEEVLRCL; encoded by the coding sequence ATGCGTTTAACGCCAAGATTATTATGCACTGCAAGCAAAATAAAAAAAGGATCGCGGCCTGTTGATGTAGGAACTGATCATGCTTATCTGCCGATTTATTTAGTCGAGAATGGTATATGCAGCAGGATTATTGCATCGGATTTAAGGTATGGTCCTTTAAAGAAAGCTCAAAAAAATATAGAACTTTTTAATCTTAAGGATAAGATAGACTTAAGGCAGGGATTCGGTCTCTCTCCCATAAGAGCGGGGGAGGCTGATTGCGCTGTAATTGCGGGTATGGGCGGTTTGCTTATATGTAAAATATTGTCCGACGGTATAGATAAAGCGGATGATATGTCTTATTTTGTGATACAGCCCATGCAGGAAGTCCCGGAGGTAAGAAAGTATTTTTACAGTAGTGGATATACTATATATGACGAAGAACTTGTAAAGGAAAGGGATAAGATATATCAGGTTATTTCTGCCAAGCAGGGGCTTGAAATAATCGATGATAAAATATATTATGAAATAGGGAAGAAATTAATTGAAAAAAGAGATCCCCTGTTGAATGAATTTATTTCAGGTAAAATAATTAAGATAGAAAAGATAATCAAAAAGATAGAGAAAATCAAGACTTTGAACGTGCAGGATAAAATATTTTACTGCAGGACGAAAATATCAAGGTATGAGGAAGTGCTAAGATGTCTGTAA